A single genomic interval of Methanobrevibacter sp. harbors:
- a CDS encoding sensor histidine kinase produces the protein MEFNITKKIGLREISLIIAILILIIQIGDSANDCINVDFYKPLFFFFFGDVFIPIILIISIYFNKLENKNWRYFFTIAVITYFIIGIISNYTSFGKSYYSTNDMLHKWDVYLDLVTYCIVCLCVIYKKYFKLVDVLCLGSYVFGLMMAIYNIRIGDAYTGLYYVVYYIAWSLMFIFIYPDEGYSKVLNSKSVIGKSTRRLAVIIISASFVFTIIRVLIESSPLLSDSISRSNVEIIAFSIFLAIVWAFITYYNNHINEEDIKNKRKLEEAYMNNEVLLAEVHHRVKNNLTVLSSFINIEKRKSSNEDAKKILTSIQNRIMTMTLVHSNLYETLDFGEVNAKKYIEELTSNILKTANRDDITFNLDIDDINIDIDIISPIGLIINESIINSYKYAFPNQGGVISINLKEKNSNCVLTLTDNGIGCSKKDLKSNTGMGSMIIEVLVSQIDGEMTINTESGVKRAITFENKIKQHMDIK, from the coding sequence ATGGAATTCAATATAACAAAAAAGATAGGGCTTAGAGAAATAAGTTTAATAATAGCAATTTTAATCTTAATAATCCAAATAGGGGATTCAGCTAACGATTGCATTAATGTTGATTTTTATAAACCATTATTTTTCTTCTTTTTCGGAGATGTATTCATACCAATTATTCTCATAATTTCAATTTATTTTAATAAACTGGAGAATAAAAACTGGAGATATTTCTTTACAATAGCTGTAATAACATACTTCATCATTGGTATTATATCCAATTATACTTCATTTGGAAAATCTTACTATTCAACAAATGACATGCTACATAAATGGGATGTTTATTTAGACTTAGTCACATATTGCATTGTTTGTTTATGTGTAATTTATAAAAAATATTTTAAACTAGTTGATGTATTATGTTTAGGTAGTTATGTATTTGGTCTTATGATGGCTATTTACAATATCCGTATAGGAGATGCATATACCGGATTATATTACGTAGTTTATTATATTGCATGGTCTCTTATGTTTATATTCATTTATCCAGATGAAGGTTACTCCAAAGTATTGAACTCAAAATCAGTTATCGGTAAATCCACAAGAAGATTAGCAGTCATTATTATCAGTGCTTCCTTTGTCTTTACAATTATCAGAGTCCTAATAGAATCTTCTCCATTATTATCTGATTCTATTTCAAGAAGCAATGTTGAAATTATCGCATTCAGTATATTTTTAGCAATTGTATGGGCATTTATAACATATTATAATAACCACATCAACGAAGAAGACATAAAAAATAAAAGAAAACTTGAAGAAGCATATATGAATAATGAAGTATTGCTCGCTGAAGTTCACCACAGGGTGAAGAATAACTTAACCGTTTTATCCAGCTTTATAAATATTGAAAAACGTAAATCATCAAACGAAGATGCTAAAAAAATTCTAACAAGCATTCAAAATCGTATTATGACTATGACATTAGTTCATTCCAATTTATATGAAACATTAGACTTTGGAGAAGTGAATGCTAAAAAGTACATTGAAGAATTAACTTCAAATATCCTCAAGACAGCAAATCGTGATGATATCACTTTTAATTTGGATATTGATGATATTAATATAGACATAGACATTATATCCCCAATAGGATTAATAATAAATGAGTCCATTATTAATTCATATAAATACGCATTTCCAAATCAAGGAGGCGTCATTTCAATTAACTTAAAAGAAAAAAACAGCAATTGCGTTTTAACCCTCACAGATAACGGAATTGGCTGCAGTAAAAAAGATTTAAAATCAAATACTGGCATGGGATCAATGATTATTGAAGTTTTAGTTTCACAGATTGATGGTGAAATGACTATAAACACAGAAAGTGGAGTAAAAAGAGCAATTACTTTCGAAAATAAAATAAAACAACACATGGATATTAAATAA
- a CDS encoding LL-diaminopimelate aminotransferase: MVVKINENYLKLKNSYLFVEVARREAEFVENNPDADVIKMGIGDVTKPLTPTIVKAFKDAVDEMGNADTFMGYGPEQGYEFLAKAIAKDYEQYGVNLDTSEIFISDGAKCDTGNIQEIFGIDNKIAVTDPVYTVYVDTNVMAGRTGEMEDGMYEGLVYLKCNTENGFVPELPSEPVDIIYLCYPNNPTGTTLTKDQLKVFVDYAKENKSIILFDAAYQAFINEDNVPHTIYEIEGAEEVAIEFRSFSKTAGFTGTRCAFTVVPKQLMAYDEEANEVEVNPLWNRRQTTKFNGVSYPVQKAAEAMYTEEGKKEIKEIIDYYMENAKVIRDSLTDLGLEVYGGVSSPYIWVKAPNDMDSWAFFDLLLNEANVVGTPGSGFGPSGEGYLRLTAFNTLENTKEAMDRISKLEF; this comes from the coding sequence ATGGTTGTTAAAATTAATGAAAACTATTTAAAACTAAAAAACAGCTACCTCTTTGTTGAAGTGGCTAGAAGAGAAGCAGAATTCGTAGAAAACAATCCTGATGCTGATGTTATTAAAATGGGTATAGGTGATGTTACAAAACCATTAACTCCAACTATTGTTAAAGCTTTTAAAGATGCTGTTGATGAAATGGGAAATGCTGATACTTTTATGGGTTATGGACCAGAACAAGGTTATGAATTTTTAGCTAAAGCTATTGCAAAAGATTATGAGCAATATGGAGTAAACCTTGACACTTCAGAAATTTTCATTAGTGATGGTGCTAAATGTGACACTGGTAATATTCAAGAGATTTTTGGAATTGACAACAAAATTGCAGTAACTGATCCGGTTTACACTGTTTATGTGGATACAAATGTAATGGCAGGAAGAACAGGTGAAATGGAAGATGGCATGTATGAAGGTTTAGTATACTTAAAATGTAATACTGAAAATGGTTTTGTTCCAGAATTACCATCTGAACCTGTTGATATTATCTATTTATGTTATCCTAATAACCCGACCGGTACTACATTAACCAAAGATCAACTAAAAGTATTTGTTGATTATGCAAAAGAAAACAAATCTATTATTTTATTTGATGCAGCTTATCAAGCATTTATTAATGAAGATAATGTTCCTCATACTATCTATGAAATTGAAGGTGCAGAAGAAGTAGCTATTGAATTTAGAAGTTTCTCAAAAACTGCAGGTTTCACAGGAACTCGTTGTGCATTTACAGTTGTTCCTAAACAATTGATGGCATATGATGAGGAAGCTAATGAAGTAGAAGTCAACCCCTTATGGAACAGAAGACAAACTACTAAATTTAATGGTGTTTCCTATCCTGTACAAAAAGCAGCTGAAGCAATGTATACTGAAGAAGGTAAAAAAGAAATCAAAGAAATAATTGATTATTATATGGAAAATGCGAAAGTTATTCGCGATAGCTTAACTGATTTGGGATTAGAAGTTTATGGTGGAGTTAGTTCACCATACATCTGGGTTAAAGCTCCAAATGATATGGATTCCTGGGCATTCTTTGATTTATTATTAAATGAAGCTAATGTAGTTGGAACTCCAGGTTCTGGATTTGGTCCTAGTGGTGAAGGTTATTTAAGACTCACTGCGTTTAACACTTTAGAAAATACCAAAGAAGCAATGGATAGAATTTCAAAATTAGAATTTTAG
- a CDS encoding glycosyltransferase, whose translation MDGIELTTQIMDRPKILTISSDEILLNDIKEYLEEANYEFRKTDSDVINIKNALEKSPDLILLDTDEKNIDLVKFSKYIESYNIPHIVIVGMLFDEILDKVLESSPYNFLIKDIDKEELQRSIAVALKKHAQNTQNIIDAKNKVNEKKSELIIEKSSSIALLALCIFLILLAIFTRDATWLQWILLIPTVFMLINACASLKKQDELKKIEDGDELPFVSIFIPAHNEENTIKATVESVANIDYHYDGKPQYEIIVINDGSTDLTGEILSSIKNNIPHLKIITRRPPRSGKGKGFVLNDALTLSKGEIIGVFDADTHVKPNYLKTIIPYLHDDIDGVQSRVKMFNKNENYLARMQHLEFASFGNTLIAKDNLGKTSFLGGNGQFVKKESIIKCGRWDGFAVTEDLNLAVKILIDGGKINYCGECAVYQEAILDWKSLFKQRIRWAIGNFETLFIYFPDILKAKIPIAKKLGIIEHISFYSFNLLIFFGFIVSILNIITWFFLGNMIVIKMDAPIIVGLLSFISFFPGNIIAFSRDKPGIITLIKDIFKYYLYSYHLIPLFFMTMDSMITRKERTWAKTVHKGRKHLDSFEEIPESKQISSNNIEPIKSDEDK comes from the coding sequence ATGGATGGAATTGAACTTACAACACAAATTATGGATAGGCCGAAAATCTTAACTATAAGTTCTGATGAAATCCTATTAAATGATATAAAAGAATATCTTGAAGAAGCTAATTATGAGTTTAGAAAAACTGATTCAGATGTAATAAATATTAAAAATGCCCTTGAAAAATCACCTGATTTAATACTTTTAGATACTGATGAAAAAAATATTGATTTAGTCAAATTTTCAAAGTATATTGAAAGTTATAATATTCCACACATTGTTATCGTTGGAATGCTCTTTGATGAAATTTTAGATAAAGTGTTGGAAAGTTCACCATATAACTTTTTAATAAAAGATATTGATAAAGAGGAATTACAAAGATCAATAGCTGTTGCATTAAAAAAACATGCACAGAATACTCAAAATATTATTGATGCAAAAAATAAAGTAAATGAAAAGAAAAGCGAACTTATTATTGAAAAATCAAGTTCAATAGCTCTTTTAGCTTTATGTATTTTCTTAATTTTACTTGCTATTTTTACAAGAGATGCAACCTGGCTCCAATGGATTTTATTAATACCAACTGTATTTATGCTTATAAATGCATGTGCAAGTCTTAAAAAACAGGATGAACTTAAAAAAATTGAAGATGGAGACGAACTTCCTTTCGTAAGCATTTTCATCCCAGCACATAATGAAGAAAACACAATCAAAGCAACAGTTGAAAGCGTTGCAAATATTGATTATCATTATGATGGAAAGCCACAATACGAAATAATTGTTATAAATGACGGTTCTACAGACTTAACCGGAGAAATATTAAGCAGCATCAAAAACAATATCCCTCATCTTAAAATTATTACAAGACGCCCTCCTAGATCAGGAAAAGGTAAAGGATTTGTTTTAAATGATGCATTAACATTATCCAAAGGAGAAATCATTGGAGTATTTGATGCAGATACTCATGTTAAACCAAATTACTTAAAAACAATCATTCCTTATCTTCATGATGATATTGACGGTGTTCAATCAAGAGTTAAAATGTTTAATAAGAATGAAAACTACTTAGCTCGTATGCAACACTTAGAATTTGCAAGTTTCGGAAATACATTAATTGCAAAAGACAATTTGGGAAAAACCAGTTTTTTAGGTGGAAATGGACAATTTGTTAAAAAAGAATCAATCATTAAATGCGGCAGATGGGATGGATTTGCAGTAACTGAAGACTTGAACTTAGCTGTTAAAATCCTGATTGACGGTGGAAAAATTAACTACTGTGGAGAATGTGCAGTATATCAAGAAGCAATTCTCGATTGGAAATCATTATTCAAACAAAGAATTAGATGGGCAATTGGTAACTTCGAGACATTATTCATTTATTTCCCAGATATTTTAAAAGCAAAAATACCTATTGCAAAAAAACTTGGAATAATTGAGCATATTTCATTTTACAGTTTTAACTTACTCATATTCTTCGGATTCATTGTATCTATACTTAATATAATAACATGGTTCTTTTTAGGTAATATGATCGTTATTAAAATGGATGCACCAATAATCGTAGGTTTACTTTCATTTATTTCATTTTTCCCAGGAAACATTATTGCATTTTCAAGAGACAAACCTGGAATCATTACACTAATTAAAGACATATTTAAATATTATTTATACTCATATCACTTGATTCCACTATTCTTTATGACTATGGATAGCATGATAACAAGAAAAGAGAGAACATGGGCTAAAACAGTACATAAAGGTAGAAAACACCTTGATAGCTTTGAAGAAATACCTGAATCTAAACAGATTAGTTCAAATAATATAGAACCAATAAAATCAGATGAAGATAAATAA
- a CDS encoding response regulator, which yields MKKRLLIVEDEAITALDLKYSLEELGYEIVDTVDTGQDAINTAAETVPDIVLMDIKLKGDMEGIEAAEIISELRIPIVYLTANTDTNTFEKSNVKGSYGFISKPYDINKLDKTLQITIKRAELEADKLNDASGFK from the coding sequence ATGAAGAAAAGATTATTGATTGTTGAAGATGAAGCTATTACTGCATTAGATTTAAAATACAGTTTAGAAGAATTAGGCTATGAAATAGTCGATACTGTTGATACTGGTCAAGACGCAATAAATACAGCTGCAGAAACAGTACCTGATATTGTCTTAATGGACATTAAATTAAAAGGAGACATGGAAGGAATTGAAGCAGCAGAAATAATCTCAGAATTAAGAATACCAATTGTTTATTTAACAGCAAACACTGATACTAATACATTCGAAAAATCAAATGTTAAAGGATCATATGGATTTATCTCAAAACCTTATGATATTAACAAATTAGATAAAACACTCCAAATCACTATTAAAAGAGCAGAATTAGAAGCTGATAAATTAAACGATGCAAGCGGATTTAAATAA
- a CDS encoding adenylosuccinate synthetase — protein MTCNILVGGAWGDEGKGKCITYLCDNDKPDIIARAGVGPNAGHSVEFNGEKYGLRLTPSGFVHTGAKLMIGAGVLVNPDVLFKEFEDLKKYNVKERMCVDHRCAIINEEHMNRDKASEHLAKKIGSTGSGCGPANSDRVLRTIDLARDIPELEDYITDVSVACNEAIDEGKDVFIEGSQGFALSLYYGSYPFVTSKDTTASTFAADVGVGPTKVDEVINVFKSYISRVGEGPFPTEMSQEEAESHGWEEYGVVTGRRRRIGYFDMDLAKESCRINGATQIALTCVDKLYPDCARTQDYDDLSAETKAFIDDIQSATGVPVTIISTGPDLKDTIDLRKELL, from the coding sequence ATGACTTGTAATATTTTAGTTGGTGGAGCATGGGGTGATGAAGGTAAAGGAAAATGTATCACTTACCTTTGTGACAACGATAAACCAGATATTATTGCTCGTGCGGGAGTAGGTCCGAATGCAGGACATTCTGTTGAATTTAACGGGGAAAAATATGGTTTAAGATTAACTCCATCTGGTTTTGTACATACTGGTGCTAAACTCATGATTGGAGCAGGAGTTTTAGTAAATCCGGATGTTTTATTTAAAGAATTTGAAGATTTAAAGAAATACAATGTAAAAGAAAGGATGTGTGTTGACCATAGATGTGCTATCATCAATGAAGAACACATGAACAGAGACAAAGCTTCCGAACATTTAGCTAAAAAAATAGGAAGTACCGGGTCTGGCTGCGGACCAGCAAATTCTGATAGAGTATTAAGAACTATTGATTTAGCTCGTGACATTCCAGAACTTGAAGATTACATTACTGATGTTTCAGTTGCTTGTAATGAAGCTATTGATGAAGGTAAAGATGTATTTATTGAAGGATCTCAAGGTTTTGCTCTTTCTCTTTATTACGGAAGTTACCCATTCGTAACCAGTAAAGACACTACTGCATCTACATTCGCTGCAGATGTGGGTGTTGGACCAACTAAAGTAGATGAAGTCATTAATGTATTTAAATCTTATATTTCTCGTGTTGGTGAAGGACCATTCCCAACCGAAATGTCTCAAGAAGAAGCTGAAAGTCATGGATGGGAAGAATACGGTGTTGTAACTGGACGTCGTAGAAGAATAGGATACTTTGACATGGATCTTGCAAAAGAATCTTGTAGGATTAATGGTGCAACTCAAATTGCTTTAACTTGTGTTGACAAATTATATCCTGATTGTGCAAGAACCCAAGATTATGATGATTTATCTGCTGAAACTAAAGCTTTCATCGATGATATTCAATCTGCAACTGGTGTGCCAGTAACTATTATATCTACTGGACCAGATTTAAAAGACACAATCGATTTAAGAAAAGAGTTATTATAA
- a CDS encoding cyclophilin-like fold protein: MEPIKLKINDFSFDVELENNSATQELISKLKKGNITVNATDYGNFEKVSDLGFSLPTNDENINTSPGDIVLYQGNQISLFYDSHSWNYTKLSKIKNMDSNQLKDILGNGNIKLEMSLE; this comes from the coding sequence ATGGAACCTATAAAACTTAAAATTAATGACTTTTCTTTTGATGTGGAATTAGAAAATAACTCCGCTACTCAAGAATTAATAAGCAAATTAAAAAAGGGTAATATTACTGTAAATGCAACTGATTATGGTAATTTTGAAAAAGTAAGTGATTTGGGATTTTCACTTCCAACAAATGATGAAAACATCAATACTTCTCCTGGTGATATTGTGTTATATCAAGGTAATCAAATATCCTTGTTTTATGATTCTCATTCTTGGAATTATACAAAATTGAGTAAAATCAAAAATATGGATTCAAATCAGTTAAAAGATATTTTAGGAAATGGTAATATTAAATTAGAAATGAGTTTAGAATAA
- a CDS encoding class I SAM-dependent methyltransferase, whose amino-acid sequence MSSENYQYMKPYGDEGIKIIEEMNEHHKDITEFALDCIDIDDNDKIIDLGCGGGANIEKFLKLTKNNVDGLDYSEVSVSQSIKKNQEAIDNNRCEIIQADVSDIPIADGQYDLASAFETIYFWPNIENAFKEVSRIIKPNGRFMIAQETDGNNPEDETWIHKVEGIRVYTAPELKEYLLNAGFKSVESFKKEGDYILVVIAQK is encoded by the coding sequence ATGTCTTCTGAAAATTACCAATATATGAAACCTTACGGTGATGAAGGTATAAAAATAATCGAAGAAATGAATGAACATCACAAGGACATAACCGAATTTGCTTTGGATTGCATTGACATTGATGATAATGATAAGATAATTGACCTCGGATGTGGTGGAGGAGCCAACATTGAAAAATTTCTCAAATTAACTAAAAATAATGTTGATGGCCTTGATTACTCTGAAGTGTCTGTATCCCAATCCATTAAAAAAAATCAGGAAGCAATTGACAATAATAGATGTGAAATTATTCAAGCTGATGTTAGTGATATTCCTATTGCTGATGGACAGTATGACCTGGCTTCTGCATTTGAAACCATTTATTTCTGGCCAAATATTGAAAATGCATTTAAAGAAGTTTCAAGAATTATCAAACCTAATGGAAGATTTATGATTGCACAGGAAACCGATGGTAACAATCCCGAAGATGAAACTTGGATACATAAAGTTGAAGGAATAAGAGTCTATACTGCACCAGAATTAAAGGAATATTTACTTAATGCTGGTTTTAAAAGTGTTGAATCATTTAAAAAAGAAGGAGATTATATCTTAGTTGTAATTGCACAAAAATGA
- a CDS encoding class II glutamine amidotransferase → MCEIFCFNSNTLKQVNQCLKCFYEHSEDHPHGWGLANVQSDEVFIDKEPIKATCSQHLKNILSHPVVGKNVFAHIRLATMGEIISPNCHPFTEADDNNRSWMLIHNGTIFDCPKLDKYIDKESGDTDSERILLYIIDKINEFEKDKGSLSTIKERFTLLSGIVEELSKNNKLNLMIYDGDMTYIHSNMKDSLHYLRNDDGLLIASTPVSDDENWQHVEINKLFALIDGNVIFESNPHENEFIFTPEHEKAMNEFLKSVTRDEIND, encoded by the coding sequence ATGTGTGAAATTTTTTGTTTTAATTCAAATACGCTGAAACAAGTAAACCAATGTCTTAAATGTTTTTATGAACACTCAGAAGATCATCCACATGGATGGGGATTAGCTAATGTCCAATCTGATGAAGTTTTCATAGATAAAGAACCAATCAAAGCAACATGTAGTCAACATTTAAAGAACATATTGTCTCATCCTGTTGTTGGAAAGAATGTATTCGCTCACATCAGGCTGGCCACAATGGGTGAAATTATATCTCCCAATTGCCACCCATTTACTGAAGCTGATGATAATAACCGGTCATGGATGTTAATTCATAATGGAACCATATTCGATTGTCCCAAGCTTGATAAATATATAGATAAAGAAAGTGGTGACACTGATTCTGAGCGAATATTACTTTATATTATTGATAAAATCAATGAATTTGAAAAAGACAAAGGATCTCTTTCAACAATAAAAGAAAGATTTACTCTTTTATCTGGAATTGTTGAAGAGTTATCAAAAAACAACAAACTTAATTTGATGATTTATGATGGAGATATGACTTATATTCATTCTAACATGAAGGATTCTTTACATTATTTAAGAAATGATGATGGATTGTTGATAGCATCAACTCCTGTAAGTGATGATGAAAATTGGCAACATGTAGAGATAAATAAATTATTTGCATTAATTGATGGAAATGTCATTTTTGAAAGTAATCCTCATGAAAATGAATTTATTTTTACTCCTGAACATGAAAAAGCAATGAATGAATTTTTAAAATCAGTAACTAGAGATGAAATTAATGATTAA
- a CDS encoding zinc ribbon domain-containing protein, with protein MTEYNTCPACQTENKADEKYCLNCGQKLIDEKENEIILKDKLPIPKDKIILLDLNYTLISNSWKIRYDRLPQKIYNRQYEHELVNKIKDNYVILITASHYYTSFDSIKHIEENTDLKIDESYWNFGKRPPELKRYWLEKAVLPTHGDDPDKYLAIESNEDTREMYNKFGIEARSKRDFI; from the coding sequence ATGACTGAGTACAATACATGTCCTGCATGCCAGACAGAAAACAAAGCTGATGAAAAATATTGCCTGAACTGTGGTCAAAAACTAATTGATGAAAAAGAAAATGAAATAATTTTAAAAGATAAGCTTCCAATTCCAAAAGATAAAATCATTCTTTTAGATTTAAACTACACTCTCATTTCCAATTCATGGAAAATAAGATATGACAGATTACCACAAAAGATTTATAACCGTCAGTATGAGCATGAATTGGTAAATAAAATCAAGGACAATTATGTGATTCTAATCACGGCAAGTCATTATTATACTTCTTTTGATTCGATTAAACATATTGAGGAAAATACTGATTTAAAAATTGACGAATCCTATTGGAATTTTGGTAAAAGGCCACCTGAACTTAAAAGATATTGGCTTGAAAAAGCAGTTTTACCAACTCATGGAGATGATCCGGACAAATATCTTGCTATTGAATCCAATGAGGATACAAGAGAAATGTATAATAAGTTCGGCATAGAAGCAAGGTCAAAAAGAGATTTTATATAG